From the genome of Saccopteryx bilineata isolate mSacBil1 chromosome 6, mSacBil1_pri_phased_curated, whole genome shotgun sequence, one region includes:
- the ADAM17 gene encoding disintegrin and metalloproteinase domain-containing protein 17 isoform X3 translates to MAKSYPNEEKDAWDVKMLLEQFSFDIAEEASKVCLAHLFTYQDFDMGTLGLAYVGSSRANSHGGVCPKAYYSPIGKKNIYLNSGLTSTKNYGKTILTKEADLVTTHELGHNFGAEHDPDGMAECAPNEDQGGKFVMYPIAVSGDHENNKMFSNCSKQSIYRTIESKAQECFQERSNKVCGNSRVDEGEECDPGIMYLNNDTCCNNNCTLKKGVQCSDRNSPCCKNCQFETAQKKCQEAINATCKGVSYCTGNSSECPPPGNADDDTVCLDLGKCKDGKCVPFCEREQQLESCACNETNNSCKVCCRDAAGRCVPYVDAELKNLFLRKGKPCTVGFCDMNGKCEKRVQDVIERLWVFIDQLSINTFGKFLADNIVGSVLVFSLIFWIPFSILVHCVDKKLDKQYESLSLFHPSNVEMLSSMDSASVRIIKPFAGPQTPGRLQPAPALSLLPAAAKLDHQRMDTIQEDPSTDSHVDEDGFEKDFPNSSTATKSFEDLTDHPVTRSEKASSFKLQRQNRVDSKETEC, encoded by the exons ATGGCAAAAAGTTATCCAAATGAAGAAAAGGATGCTTGGGACGTGAAGATGTTGCTTGAG caATTTAGCTTTGATATAGCTGAGGAAGCATCTAAAGTCTGCCTAGCACACCTTTTCACGTACCAGGATTTTGATATGGGAACTCTTGGATTAGCTTATGTTGGTTCTTCCAGAGCAAACAGTCATGGAGGTGTTTGTCCAAAGG ccTATTATAGTCCAATTGGAAAgaagaatatttatttgaatagtGGTTTGACCAGCACAAAAAATTATGGTAAAACCATTCTTACAAAG GAGGCTGACCTAGTTACAACTCATGAGTTGGGGCACAATTTTGGAGCAGAACATGATCCAGATGGAATGGCAGAATGTGCCCCAAATGAAGACCAGGGAGGGAAATTCGTGATGTATCCCATAGCTGTGAGTGGAGACCATGAGAACAATAAG ATGTTTTCAAACTGCAGTAAACAGTCCATCTATAGGACCATTGAAAGTAAGGCCCAGGAGTGTTTCCAAGAACGCAGCAACAAAGTGTGTGGGAACTCCAGGGTGGACGAAGGAGAGGAGTGTGACCCTGGTATCATGTACCTGAACAATGACACCTGCTGCAACAACAACTGCACGCTAAAGAAGGGTGTCCAGTGCAG TGATAGGAACAGTCCTTGCTGTAAAAACTGTCAGTTCGAGACTGCCCAGAAGAAGTGCCAAGAGGCTATCAATGCCACTTGCAAAGGCGTGTCCTACTGCACAG GTAACAGCAGTGAGTGCCCCCCTCCTGGAAACGCCGATGACGACACAGTATGCTTGGATCTGGGCAAGTGCAAAGATGGGAAGTGCGTTCCTTTCTGTGAGAGGGAGCAGCAGCTGGAGTCCTGTGCGTGTAACG AGACCAACAACTCGTGCAAGGTGTGCTGCAGGGACGCGGCAGGCCGCTGCGTGCCCTACGTCGACGCGGAACTGAAGAACTTATTTCTGAGAAAAGGAAAGCCGTGTACAGTAGGATTTTGTGACATGAAT GGCAAATGCGAGAAGCGAGTACAGGATGTCATTGAGCGACTCTGGGTCTTCATCGACCAGCTGAGCATCAATACATTTG GGAAGTTTTTAGCAGACAACATCGTGGGTTCCGTCCTGGTTTTCTCCTTGATCTTTTGGATTCCTTTCAGCATTCTTGTCCATTGTGTG GATAAGAAACTGGATAAGCAGTACGAGTCGCTGTCTCTGTTTCACCCCAGT AACGTGGAAATGCTGAGCAGCATGGACTCCGCGTCGGTTCGCATCATCAAGCCCTTTGCGGGGCCGCAGACCCCGGGCCGCCTGCAGCCTGCCCCCGCGCTCTCTCTGCTGCCTGCGGCTGCGAAACTCGACCACCAGCGGATGGACACTATCCAGGAAGACCCCAGCACGGACTCGCATGTGGACGAGGACGGCTTTGAGAAGGACTTCCCAAACAGCAGCACGGCCACCAAGTCGTTTGAGGATCTCACGGACCACCCAGTCACCAGAAGTGAGAAGGCCTCGTCCTTTAAGCTGCAGCGGCAGAACCGCGTAGACAGCAAAGAAACAGAGTGCTAG